The nucleotide sequence AGAGTAGGggacttactgactgagctaccAGTGAGAAGCAGTTtccacacaccttctcacaagttgaggtaGTGACGTGCATGTGCCAGACATGGTagcgtttgaagaaagacttgtggagatatagatgttaattgctgagcatctgaacagacgtgtcaagtttggttacaatagcttaagcTAATTATGATTTAagggcatttatgtaaaattgtacgtaaataaaacagattgacttatcaaaattcttttgacAGCTTTTGATCAGTGACGTCCgtagatgatcctgccaaagtttcaggtcgatTGGTAAAACCGTCTGGGACGAGTTcacaaaaataggttttagagaaaagtgataTAAAGTcgtataatttgacatttttagagcagaagaccattggagcaaagtttttgagataattgctaaaacgcaaagttgattgttatagcgccaccattttatttgcctgagtagtgggtgaaATTTTCAACTTATGTGCCAATTTTGGCAGTTTTTGCTGTCCTAACACTTTTAGTGgtgaaaaagaaggaagaaaggaggaaagaaagaagaactTTCAttcaaaaaagacacaaaaggcgAGTAAACATTAACAGGAGATGGATTCTTAATAACAGAGTTACATTATGATACAACTTtcacttttctgtttcatgggCCTAAGAGATAATTTCAAATAAGTACCAATATGTGCCTTTTTCCCCAAATGGTTCTCTGTAGTTTCAGTCTTTAAGTATTCTTCTATAAATCCTTCTGCTTCCCCATCTTCCTGTGGAAGTCCATCCTCAGTGCATGTATTCAGAGTtaatttacaaatgtttaaagTTCCACAGTCAAAAAACATCTTACTTTGTAGGATCATATCATCAAATATACTAAACAGCAACCTTGGAAAATATAAGTGGGATcacaatggaaataaaactAGTGTCTTTGTCAGTCAGTTATAACCTTGGTCAGTTAGTTAATTATAGCCGTCATCTGTGTGTCTTGTATGTTTTGTCTTCAGAAAGTTGCGCAGGGCATTTGGTTCCTCGCTTTTCTGAAGCTCTGCCCCGTCCCCTTGGCTAAGTTCCTGGTGTACACCGGCCTGGCCAAACGTCTGTCCTCCTTCTTCAGAATGGCACCCTGCAGCCTCACAGAAGTGGTCAATAAACTGACGGAGAACAAAGACCTCAGGGCTGTCTTCGCCTACATCTTTGGCACCTACGGTACGCCAAGCCGCAGTTCTGCTGGTGTAATCAATTTATTTCTTCAGGATTCTGCTCatagtttttgttttccttctccGATCTGCAGGAAACATGCCAAAAGATGCCAGTTTTTCTATGCACAGCTTGCTGGTCAATCACTACCTGAATGGTGCCTGGTACCCGAAAGGTGGAGCCAGTGAAATTGCCTACCACATGATCCCCATCATTGAGAAGGCTGGTGGTGCTGTTCTGGTTCGAGCCCCAGTCAATCGCATCTTGTTCAATGGCGCCAAGGAAGCTTACGGTGGGTGTGATTTCGTCAGATTTGCCATACACAATCATGTCCTGCAGCTCCCACAGAGAGGAGATTCACTGCTTtcgtttctttgtttgttttttaatggttttaGGTGTGAGCGTCATGAAAGGTCAAGAGGAAGTACATATCCGTGCTCCTATGGTCATCTCGGATGCTGGCATCTTCAACACCTACCAGATGCTGCTGCCCAAAGAGCTCCAGGCCATGCCAGGTGAGAAATAAGTGCTGCAACTCATTATTAGTTTTGAttaatagtctttttttttttttttttttattaatcaattgaCCCTATGTCCAAAATGTCCAAATATAGGTAAAATGCTTAGCttttttgtccgaccaacagcccaaaaccttaagatatttaatttacaatgatataaaatcGAGAAAAGGAGCAAATCTTCACACTTGAGATGCTGTAGCTGGATACTGTTTAACATTTCTCCTTAACAGATGAGTTAAACAATTATCAATTGTTGTTGATTAATCCTTTTGTGGAGTGGTTCACTAGCTTGGTTTCTATACAAATGTAGCGCAAATTAGAACCAAATTTTCAGAACATCTGCAAAAGAAAGTGGAAATGAATTCACATGTCCACTCTACACTCTACTGAAGTGGCTCTCAAACTGGGGTGGCACAAAAAACATGTGGATGGAAACACACCTATTGACTAATAATTTCAGCTCTAGAGGGATGTACGTGttacatatttttaattcaCTGACTCCCACTTATAGCTGTCAGTTAAGTTGAACTGTGTGATGTGACACTCCTGTCATGCAGCTATCCAGAAGCAGCTGAGCATGATGAAGCACGGTGAAGGTGGCCTGAGTATTTTTGTGGGTCTGAATGGAACAAAGGAGGAGCTGGGCCTGAAGGCAGACAACTACTGGATCTTTCCCGAGAACAATTTTGATGAACTGTACGTTGTCTCTCGTCATGTGTCTGATTCTTGTTACAATTCACATTTGAGTTACGGCCACACATAGACCAAGCTACTAAAAAAAACCTTTAGGTTGTAAGGTGTCATAGggcactttgtgttgaaaagtggtggggacataagggctcagatgaCGGTCTTCAGCATATGTGATTTTTGGAAATATCGATCAATCGAACAACGCCAAAACCACATCTACTGTATAAAGTGCATGTAAGTCAGCACAGCGAGCCTATCCAATATCACCGCGCTAAAATACGACAAAATAGAAACAACTTTAGGAATAACTTTAACGATGTTAACCAAAGCTAATAAATCAACCTTACATTGATATTAAGTGCATACTTTTTTAACGTTAGAGAAACAAGATGTCATAAACACAACTTAGCAGCTGATtttcatgttcacagggagagaatggAAAAGTTGGACGAGAAGAAACTGTGTCCAGAATTTGTTAAAATTACTGATCGGCACATGCACGTTTTAGGGTCATTTTTAGAATCAgtagggtttttttgtttttgttaaaagttaccttttttttttggacaatgcacatttgtttctcattttcatgttttcttattgtgcaaatagaCCTTTCATTTCTTAGTTAACATTTCTAGGTGCAAACTACTTTTCAGAACATCTTTAACAAATtatacttttaaaaagtgatggggacaaaatcagccatttcataAAGTATTGGGGACATGTCCCAGGccccagtgtaaatgatacTTATGAACGTGTTTTTGAAGTTCTGGTCAAACTCAACATGCAAATCACAAAATGTGGCATTTCATGTTGCAAGTATACACTGCTTGTCTATGAAAAATTAAATGGCACTTAAAGTCGCTCCAATGGAATTCAATGTATAAAATAGCTGCATTTTTATTGTGTGGACTGACCAAGTGAATTCAGGTGGAGGATCTCTTATATATAACTTAGTATAACTGAAACATGCATTGTAAAACAGTTAGAACATGCTGTTAGGATTGTATTCCTGATAAGTTTATTAAGTTTGTTTAGAAATGTATACCCAACTATCCGTGCAAACTCGCCAGAATGATCGGTTTTCTTTTACAGGGTGGAGAACTACATGAATGGAAAGAGGGAAGAGTCTGCTAAAAAAATACCTCTCCTGTTCGTCGCCTCTCCCTCTGCTAAAGATCCAACTTGGGAGGAAAGGTCACCAGGTACAGAAACTGTGCTGTGAGGCAGCTTGTCATTTTTTACAGTGCAACTTCATGAGTTGTAGCAATGAACTGACTCCAGAACAGCATGTCaccctgtttgttttatattctcttcttctttctgcaCATCAGGGAAATCCACCTTGAGTCTGGTCAGTTTTGCTAAGTACGAGTGGTTTGAGGAGTGGAAAGATGGCAAAGTGTCAAACAGAGGGTCGGACTACAAAGAGCTGAAGCAGGCATTCATTGATTCTATTTTGGAGGTGATCTTGGATGTCTTCCCTAAGATAACCGCAGACAAGGTAACATTTCTGAATCTTTCTGTTGCCTTCTCACAGCTCATTAGCTTTGGCTGCTGTATGTGATGGCGCACTGAGACTTATTACAAACAAAAAGGCTCTCACACATCACTGTTCTTTGTAGGCTTGGGTAGGCAGGTCCTCTTTAATCTTCTGTTGGGCGACATGTCTTGGGTTGCAATcatctttttatatatatccACCAAGAAATGTGGGAACATGTATGTCCTTTGTTCCCAAGATTAGGTAGAAGAGCTTTTCTTTATGCTGCTCCAACTGCCTTACACCTCCTGCACCACATGTAAAGCTGCAAAatgtagtctctctctctctctctctctctctctctctctctctctctctctgtgtgaattTAAATCAGTGATGTGAAAGCTCTGTACTCTCCCTGTGGCTTCTTCTTGATTAATTCTTGATGTTAGTCTCATTAAGGGAGcagtgtgtaggatttagtggcatctagcagtAAAATTGCACATTGCAACTATCTGAATTAGCACTGGCCTCAGAAACTATGGTGGCTGAGAAACTCATGCAAAAGGCCCTGTCTAGagccagtgtttggtttgtccATTCTGGGCTATTATACATGATGTTGCAACAGGGTGGACCATGTCAAAGGGGACTTTATAAGGTAATGAAAACGCTATGATTATACACGTTTGAAAACGTATGTAAATATTCTGCAAATAGAGCCCCTAAATCTTGATCGTCTATGCTGAACCTTGAAGTAATTGTTTGATTGTATGacatttgggacattttatagGATGCAGTCTTTTATGTCTTAGTCATTCATGATTTTGTGatcacatttctaattttataacattattttgtgttattgGATTTATGGTGTTTATAACTCACCGTTATTGTTGCCTATCTTAGCCAAGAAGCTCTAAAAAATGAGAGCATTAATCTCAAAACTTTCCTCTAACCTCATAATTAGACTgaattgctgtttttgtttctctccatTCACATTTTAATCGCTGAACAAATTAGGATGGTGATTCAGAAGTCTGAAACCAGGCTGGCTTTCCTGGTTTAGTAAGAACATGTATAATATTCACatcctgtttatttttttgtttgtgtagatTGAGTACATTGATGCCGGAACCCCCATCACAAACACTTACTATATCGGAGCCCCTAAAGGTGAATTCTATGGAGCGGATCATGGCATCTCCCGATTCAGCCCTGAGCTCAACGCTATGGTGAGACCTCAGACTCCACTGAAGAACCTCTATCTGACCGGTGAGTCCGACTGTGCAGCAATAGCATCCTTTAATTCTCGACATGACTTTACATTATGAACTGAGTTCAATATATTTCGGGTTTTTGTGTTGCAGGTCAggatgtgtttctgtgtggctTTGCCGGCGCTCTTGCTGGAGCTCTCACCTGCGGCTCGGTCATCCTCAACCGCAACCTTCATCTGGATGCCATCGCCttggcaaagaaaacaaaaattctTAATACCAAATTGAAAGGGGAGTAACTGCCTGACAACATTCTGTTGAGGTACCATTATATACTGTAATTAATCAGTACTTGAAATTACATAGAAGGGACAAAAGCCCTGTATAAGGAGGCTAAAACAACCGGATAAACTGACAGATTTCGTCTAACAAATGAGTTATTATTGCTAACATGAAGTGGAATAATTCATTTCTGTACTTAGAAAAATGCATAACTACACTGATtcgtgtttcagtgtttgaaaaTTGCAGTTTTGAAAACTGTGAGTAATGTCTGAGCTTTCACTCTGTGCCTGTGGTGTGTTTGGTATGAAGTTTTTAACAGGTTTTTGACATTAAAGGGTACAAACAATGAATTGGTTGCAGTTTGGTCTTTGGTGTGTGTGGaaatattttcacaatatttggTCTGATATTAGTTGATATTTTGccacctttattttttttgcaccaACTGAATGTCACATTTCTGCAACTCAATCATGTTGTCACTATGAGCAATAATAATATACAAACAGGGGGCAAATTACAGCAAAATAGCTGGATAAGAGatcaaatgcagatgcttccatGCACCAGGAATCACTCAATGGTTTGagtttgaaaatgttactgtaaaGTGTAAGACAATgttctccaccaccatctccacaAGACATAATTATATATCTTCAAATTTATTTAGTGATGTCTGTGACTGTCTCTGATGCTATATAACTTTTTCTTTATGTCTGCTGCACTCAGGCACAAGAGATCTTGATCTTAATGAGATAACCTGATTTAAAtaaaggctgtgtgtgtgtgtgtgtaaatgaggGAATAATATAAATCGTGTTAATCCTTCCAATAGAGTTCCACATACTTGGCGAGGAGCACTGAAGGTGTTCTGGAGGCTTGTGGTGGCCTGACTCCATACTAAgaaactttgttttttcctttaatttgtcacccatctgtttgtttatttctaaaatatccTATCTGTATAATTAAACATCCAGTTTGCAGGTAATTATTAAATATAGGTAAACTCTAAATTTGTAAACTCACTTTTTGcttattattttgttgaaattgtAATTGTCTGGAAACCAGCCTTCTTCCCAAAGGCGACtttcatctttatttgtttatttatgttgtttatatATGCACTGACCTCAGTAAATTGCCTGCACCTGAACGCAGCATGTGTTGACAGTGACATTGACAGGGAGCACGTGAACAAGAAGTGGGCTTCCCATAACCTAAAATTTGAGCTTTGTGATTAGTTGGTGAATAAAAGGGGTGTGATTCTCTTTATAATTTTCTGATATTGGCTGCAGTTATGCAACGACGTTTTCCTGCAGGCGGCGGCATGGGGGAGAAAGCGTGCTCAGCAGTTTgaggtaaagaaaaaaacagagactGAAATGCCACACTTATTAACGTTACTTTCTTCAAAACATTGTTATTACAGGTGATGTCTGTGGCAGGGGATATCTGCTAGCTAACCTCAGTTTACTCAGAGCTtcgttagctaacttagcttacTCTTTAAACTTAAATTGAGTGATGATGGGAGGAAATGCGATATATTTAGTTGTTGTCATCCTAAAATAGACATTTATCTGGAAAGTTCAGGTTAAGTCATCCTGAATTTATCTGGAAAACCATGGACGTCTGCACTAAACCTCTGTGCTACGAGCTCCTGGCAGAAGTAGGAGAGGGGTCCTACGGGAAAGTGTATAAAGCCCGAGAGGTGGGGGAGAAACAGCGCATCCTGGCGGTGAAGAAATTCAACATCCACGGAGACACTTCAGAGACCGGGATCCCTGCTTTTATGCTCCGCGAGGTGGCGCTGCTGCGCAAAATGAAGTACTTCAACCATCCAAACATAGTCAAGTAAGTTTCTTTTACATACACTCAGCTGCCaatttattaggtacacttagctaaaactaatgcagtctaatacaacagtctTGCAATAAATCATGAAGGTtaaaatgttcatgttaaaatgttttgcattatacagagaggtgtttctgttatttagcctaCCCTCATTCATATAAACAGGGTGCAAATTGTTGTGCAGCAGTTACAGTACAAAGTAGGAAATAGTGCAAATGTACAAAATTAATAAAGGTGCAGGTTAAAATAAAACCAATGTACACAATGCCAAAAATACAcggaacaaaattataaacacactttttttgCTCTCATtaatcatgagctgaactcaaagatatgcagttccatcacacagcacagtgccacagatgtcgcaagtttcaagggagcgtgcaattggcatcctgactgcaggaatgtccaccagagctgttgcctgtgaattgaatgttcatttctctaccataagccatctccaaaggtgtttcagagaattttgcagtacatccaaccggcctcacaaccgcagaccacgtgtaaccacaccagcccacgacctccacatccagcatatttacccatgctgtctgatcagcatcttgatatgccacacttgtgaggtggatggattatcttggcaaaggagaagtgcacagattttgacagatttgagaacaatatttgagataaataggccttttgtgtacatggagaaagtcttagatctttgagttcagctcatgaatGGGGGCAAATACAGAAGTgctgcgtttataattttgttcagtgtataaacAAGGTTAACGGTAAGGATCATACGTTGCTCATATATCAGGTTGCTTCTTAGTGAGTTGCATAATGATATGTATGTGCAATATCAAATCTCTGATAAGTGTATTTGGTTAATTCAAAATGTTCAATGATTATGTCTGTGATATTGCACGTAATGCCACATTTTGTCCtgtaaaataatagaaacatcTGTCACCACAAACTGTAGCCTCCAAAAATGATCacaaagttgaatcaacacagttaaaacaaaagCCGAACATTATAACTTTAGGAAGGAAGGATTTATTgttgcattagttttagctagatGTACCGCATAAACTAGTAAATGAAATCAACTGGCAACACCTAAAATCGAACAGCATTGTTGTTGCTTTCTGTTAAAAATCTCCACACTTGATTTGCAAAATAGAAGAGGATAACGCTTTTCTGATGCTATTGATAACAAACTCTCGGTGGCAAGAGTGCATCGTGCAGAAGATCATTTTTGCCTGAAAGTTTATATATTCATAAAATGGAAGAAGTATTCGATCCTTCACTAAAATGAAAAGTACAAGTCCTGCGTTTAAAGAGTTAAGTTTACGTACTTACacttaaaagtaaagtaaaagtaaactaTAGTAGTATCAGAGTATAAAATGTGTTATATCATTGGGTTATAATTACTGATGTTTtaacatgtaagcagcattttgcTGTTGTAAGCCTTATCGAGGCGGAGCAACATTGAACAATTTCATGTGATATTTTAATGTGGTACATTTAAATATCACATGAATGTGTAAGTTGatcatgtatttttgtttgttttcttcttcttctttttaaaaccCTGTCCAGTCCAGCAGTAGTACCCCAAAATTGTTCTTAAATCCAGCAGTTATTCCACcattttacagtgtgtgctttGGGAGGAGTGGGATTGTGAGTTGGTGTCGCCCCTGGGCCTGTTATTTTTGGACTTCTCTCTTTCTATGTATGTTTTGGCATGTTTATGTAATAATCTTGTtagtgcatgcatgtgttttctAATCTCATGCTCATTTAAATATTCAGGCTGTTGGATGCATCTGCTATACCAGTGGGCCGGAGCCTGGACCTAACTCTGGTGCTGGAATACATTGACCAGGATCTGTCCACCTACCTCTCCAAGGTTCCCGCTTCTGGACTGAGCCGTGACTGTATTAAGGTGTGAATTGACTGAATCACCCGACTTATCAAAGTATAGCCGCATGTATTTATGTCTTGAGAaagcacagaaacaaacactcCTATCTACCTATTTAAAATAATGCATGTATCCCTAGAAATATACGGTTTTAATTTTCCCACATTGTGCTCTTCTTGACATTCGTACAGCAAGACacttattatttaatttttcttttatgtgGACACCTTGACACACACTTGTTCTCTGGTCAGACCTTACAGATCACTCACTCTTAAAACTAGTTCACACTGcacgattttaagcccgatttgccagTTGGCAAGCTCGGCGGCCGTCAGTcgacaacagctgtttcgtgtgtagtgtcacgtcatttcccgtttcacatctcacctgtgttttcttgacaaaacgtggtttggagatcAGCTGTcgttgtcagctcctgtagtgtgttaCCCCCTGACCAAAGCTAGTGGTGTGTTTGAGTGTTCCTTATTACCAgttttatgtattattttagaCACAAGAAGAAAGTGCCTGGATGTATTATTACACCTTGTTGCAGCGTTTACATTGGTCCAgtttatgtgttgtatttaCAAATTACTTAAGACATCCAGCTGTTTTTACCTTCTCAAACAGTCATAACGTATTCAGTCATAGAATGCAAACTACCAAGGGTACAGGTCTGTGAATTAGGAACACAGCTCTTGAGACAGAATAGTAAGTGCTGCCATGCTGCTTTCTGTCTGTACAGGATTTGATGCAGCAGCTGCTGCGAGGATTGGACttcctacacacaaacatagtgCTGCACCGTGACCTAAAACCAGAAAACATCCTGGTCAGCAGCCGTGGAGAAGTCAAGATTGCGGACTTTGGACTGGCTCGCATCTACACCTTCAATATCGCGCTCACTCCAGGTGTAAGTGAGGCAACGCGTACGCTCCTTCTGGCATATCTCATTAACTGATAAGTAAAGAATAAAGACTGAAAAAGAACAAGTTTGCAACACTGTTAACTGTAACTGCAGTAATTCTCCTCTAAGACATTTGGAGCCGTTTGTTTCTGGAAACAACACTGTATTGTGTCTATTCCTTGGCCTGAGGTGAAAACTGTTCTTTTGTCACTTCTCCCACCCCTGACTATGTGTCTTTATTTCTTAAATTCTCTCTTCATatgtccttctctctctgttcaggTAGTAACGCTGTGGTACAGAGCTCCTGAGGTTCTGCTGAACTCTGTCTACATGTCCTCAGTGGACATGTGGAGCATTGGCTGCATCTTCGCTGAGCTCTTCCTCTTGAGGTAAGGAGAGCTGAGTCTGTGTCTGGCTGGAAGAGATATCTGGCCCTAGAGAGTGTAATGTAAGAGGTAAAATGGTAAAATTTACCACATGACGTGTTCTCCCACAGACCACTGTTTCAGGGATACACAGAGGTACAGCAGCTGCAAAAAATCTTTGAGTaggtatttctttctttctttatatctGTATTAAACATTGGCTCCATGGTGATCTGCCTGTTTGCTCCAAATTGCCCAAACTTTAAAATCAGGCAGTAATTATTCTGTACAAGTTCTTTAAAGCCTTTTGTCTTGCTGAATTAAGAAGTTGCTTACATTTACCTTTTCCTGTAAATAATTATAactaagtaaataaaaaaacataaaaagttaGGACAAATGACCCCACTTGGCAAAGTGGCGGCTGCAGTAGTTATGAGCagcctgttgctgctgctcagtTCTTtgctttactgtgtgtttttcagggTAATTGGTTTGCCCAGTGAGGAGGACTGGCCCAAGGACAGCCCGATCTCATACTCAGTCAGCTGGGGACCAATCAAAGGCTCCTGCACCAATCTGCTGCACAACCTGGGCCCAGACGAGAACGACCTACTATCTGTGAGCagatctgtgtgttttgttttaatgacaTGTTGCTATGCTTCACATTTCACACCACAGAAAGAGGTGGACAAGAAATGCACTTTTGACCAAGTAGATACACAGACGACATAGACAAAAAATCCAGAGTAATGCTGATTTCTGGTTTGAATTAGTGGTGTAATTGATAAAGTTTTtcaatatagatatatattttttttaaatcaagtaaCAGGACTAGGAGTCTAAAACCATCTATGGGGCTTTAGTAAAGCACAGCGTAGCCTCAGTTGTGCCTCTCATGTACAGTATTAGCATACATTTGGGATGACTGAAAACTGGTTATGTTCTAAAAACCCAGAAGGTCTTTTAAAAACCCATCATGTTGTTTCTGAAGGTATTTTCTGAATCCTCAAACATTCTTGTAACTATCTGGATGAAAAAGATTCATCTGTCCATTGAACATCGCAGGTTAATTATCTTATAGAAAAAAACAGTGGTTACCTCTGTGATCCGAATGTATTGTATTACATTAGATGCACAAATTAGGGATAGGcacagctaaatgctaacatcaggaTGCTAACGTGCTGATGTTTAGTAAGTACTATTTTTTTTACGATGTTCACTATCTTAAtgtagcttgttagcatgctaacttttaCTAATTATTAGGACAAAAAagacagctgaggctgatgggaatgtgattagttttgtaggtatttggtcataaattaAAGTAGcttattggacaaataaaagtTTTGACCTGATAATGGCACTAAATGGAAGATTTCACTTATCTCATATTATTCAAGTTGATACTTCACTAAAAACCACAACtgtgaacctcatggtggcactagaagtaaagtcaggggatcaccaatcAGTAAGAAGCGTCCTCTGTGAACCATGGATGTCTGTACAACATATCACGTCAATCTGTCCaatagttgctgagatatttcagtgtggaCTGACCAGCATTGCTATCCTTGGAGCTATGCAGCTAGCATGGTTAAAGATAGCGAACATTTGCTAGTTACAGCATTTCATAGCATTATAAATAGATGTTTTTGGCTGCTGGTCAGACTGAGTAAGTAGGTTTAAGACGTGTGCATTTGAGAGTTAATGCAGTAGATAATTAACTCAAATAATTGtgatttaaacaaaaaggatcatAGTAGCGGCAGTATTTAAACAGTACTTTTCTCTGAGTTTTTTATAAGGTGTGACATCTCCTTACCCGCAGCAATGTTTGGCATTCAGACCGAGCAGCCGTATCTCGGCTGCCAAAGCCCTGGCTCATCCTTTCTTGATGAAGCACTGAAGATTTCAGTCGAATGCTGAGTGGGAGAAGAAAAACCTCAGCTCCTTCTGCTTCCTCCTCATTCTGCTGTCAGCTACACTAACTAGCCTTGTGCCATAAAATCCACTGTACACATTGGTCAGAACGTGCATGGTTTATTGGCCTTGACAGCTTAAAAAAACAGTTCACCAGCATCATGAAAAACTATGGTCAGGTTTAAGGGGAACCACTTTACACCTTAAGTaagtaaaaaacacattatgccTGACTTATGGAACATGTCTATAATGTCACAAGTTACTGGACACAGTAACATAGATTGTGATGAAAATCCAGAAGGTTTATTtggtaaaacaaaacagttttgacagttgaatagttttatttttctttgttgtctaAATTTGACCTGGCTTCATATGATCAGAGTAAAAGTATGTTCTTTGATTTGAGTACTTGTACGTTGTGTATTTCCCCAAAATGTAGTGCTactttgttattgtttgttaCTATTAAAAAGAgggatttctgttttgtaaaCAGCACTACTAACAGCACTATTATGAGCGCAGTTGATGAGTTTGTTTATGTTGCTTCACCGAAGCTATTTTGTTCTAGACTTGGATACACTGGAGGAAATGAAgtaatttttgttgtttttgtgaagaTATTTATGGTGCAATCACTGGAATAGATTACAcctgtatttatgtttgtattgACAAATTGTACAAGATATTTTTCTACACCAGTGTCACTGTTTATTCAAGCATTTCTATAAATAACTGTCTCTCAAACCTGTCTCTGCATTTGAATGCAACTCCATCAATAACATTAAAGATTTATTCAGTTAGATTAGAAGATCTGCAGACTTTGGTTCTGTTACTGTGAGTTTGGACAATGACATCTGTACTTCACCTTTTAATGCATTCTGGTCGCCAGCTTTGATGGAATTGATGGATAAACAGAACACATATTTTCCCTTGCAACTACACAGCCTGAACAGAAGGAGGCAGTGCTGAATCAGGGAAGAACCAGTAGAGAAACCAAACTTAAGTTCCAAATACGTATGAAACGTAC is from Micropterus dolomieu isolate WLL.071019.BEF.003 ecotype Adirondacks linkage group LG02, ASM2129224v1, whole genome shotgun sequence and encodes:
- the cdk21 gene encoding cyclin-dependent kinase 6 isoform X2, with product MDVCTKPLCYELLAEVGEGSYGKVYKAREVGEKQRILAVKKFNIHGDTSETGIPAFMLREVALLRKMKYFNHPNIVKLLDASAIPVGRSLDLTLVLEYIDQDLSTYLSKVPASGLSRDCIKDLMQQLLRGLDFLHTNIVLHRDLKPENILVSSRGEVKIADFGLARIYTFNIALTPGVVTLWYRAPEVLLNSVYMSSVDMWSIGCIFAELFLLRVIGLPSEEDWPKDSPISYSVSWGPIKGSCTNLLHNLGPDENDLLSQCLAFRPSSRISAAKALAHPFLMKH
- the retsat.2 gene encoding all-trans-retinol 13,14-reductase, with protein sequence MIIFGIICVALVIFILKYVFSSSGPNPFETDTREPLKKMVHDKKEKNKVLKQGFVASKVPDNLDAIIIGSGIGGLGLAVLLAKVGKKVLVLEQHSRAGGCCHTFSEKGFEFDVGIHYIGNLLEHQSFRCMVDHITNGQLQWEPLENPFDHVVLGPPENRRRYPIYSGSTRFREELKKCFPGEEKAIDEYVKLVKKVAQGIWFLAFLKLCPVPLAKFLVYTGLAKRLSSFFRMAPCSLTEVVNKLTENKDLRAVFAYIFGTYGNMPKDASFSMHSLLVNHYLNGAWYPKGGASEIAYHMIPIIEKAGGAVLVRAPVNRILFNGAKEAYGVSVMKGQEEVHIRAPMVISDAGIFNTYQMLLPKELQAMPAIQKQLSMMKHGEGGLSIFVGLNGTKEELGLKADNYWIFPENNFDELVENYMNGKREESAKKIPLLFVASPSAKDPTWEERSPGKSTLSLVSFAKYEWFEEWKDGKVSNRGSDYKELKQAFIDSILEVILDVFPKITADKIEYIDAGTPITNTYYIGAPKGEFYGADHGISRFSPELNAMVRPQTPLKNLYLTGQDVFLCGFAGALAGALTCGSVILNRNLHLDAIALAKKTKILNTKLKGE
- the cdk21 gene encoding cyclin-dependent kinase 6 isoform X1 — encoded protein: MDVCTKPLCYELLAEVGEGSYGKVYKAREVGEKQRILAVKKFNIHGDTSETGIPAFMLREVALLRKMKYFNHPNIVKLLDASAIPVGRSLDLTLVLEYIDQDLSTYLSKVPASGLSRDCIKDLMQQLLRGLDFLHTNIVLHRDLKPENILVSSRGEVKIADFGLARIYTFNIALTPGVVTLWYRAPEVLLNSVYMSSVDMWSIGCIFAELFLLRPLFQGYTEVQQLQKIFEVIGLPSEEDWPKDSPISYSVSWGPIKGSCTNLLHNLGPDENDLLSQCLAFRPSSRISAAKALAHPFLMKH